The genomic stretch GGTGGCCTGCGCTCGCTTCCGGGTGAAGTATCCAGACCTGGAGCTGTTGTCGGACCCGTTTGTCGACAACCCGGCGGATCAGGACGTCGACATGCCAGCAAACGTCCCCTTCGACGATGGGCCCGTGACTCTTCCCCTGAGCTAGGGGCTGCGCCCcctctctttttgtttttttgttttggttGGGCTTGGGGTCGTGCCGCCCGACCGCCATATGTACCTCCCTTATCATCAAGAAGCACTTTTATTTTGAAATTCTAACTTGCTCTTCTCCCCGACTGTGGGTGCACGGACCCCCTATATCTTTTCTGCGTCCCGGCCAACCTCCTTTATGGGTAGAATTTCTTTAGGTTTGCCGCATTCCACGTTCTTGGCAAGGAACTTCCCTCCATAGTCTCGAGTCAGTAGGTTCCCTCTTGGACCATGTCATAGACtcgataggggccttcccagttGGGTGCGAGCTTTCCCCTCGCTCGAGTCGGGTCGCTCACTTCTGCTCTTCGGAGGATGAGGTCCCTGACCTGGATCGGTCGTGGACGGACCCTTCGATTGTATATCCGAGCTACCACCTTCTTGTATGCCAAGGCGCGTAGATGTGCCCTGGCTCTCCTTTCCTCGAGGAGATCCAGGTTTGCCCGGAGTCCCTCCTCAGAGTCTCCTTGCTCATAATTGGAGGTGCGCAAGGTCGGGAATAACATCTCGGGCGGAAGGACCACCTCGGTCCTGAACGCCAGGCTAAATGGAGACTCTCCCGAGGCAGTTTTGGGAGACGTTCGCATTGCCCACAGGACGCTGAGAAGCTCGTCCACCCAGGCACCATGTGCGCCTGAGATTCTCCTCTTCAGGCCTTCCAGAATTGCTCGGTTCATCACTTCAGTTTGGCCGTTGGTTTGGGGTTGTGCGACCGAGCTGAACTTCAACTAGATCTCATACGACTAGTAATAGGCCTTGAATTTAGTTTTGTTGAATTGAGTCCTGTTGTTGGCAATGATAGCCTTCGGGATCCCGAACCGGGTGATGATATTCTTCCATGTGAAGTTTTGGACTTGCCTCTCGGTAATGGAGGCTAAGGGTTCGgcttcgacccactttgtgaaatagtCGACCCCGACTATGAGAAAGCGTCGCTGACCCGATGTTGGAGGGAAAGGCCCAAGGAGAATGAGCCCCCATTGGGCAAAGGGCCAGGCcacatctgctagtcataggtgcccaacaagccaatcacgtgagtgatggcacgtgtgacttgatatagaatatttttgcttattatattttggcgtatatcactttataactattgcataaatgcatatatatattgtgatgtccttggatttgtgcaatgggaatcggatcatgatgagatcacgataatgagatcgattcacctttaaataaaaatcctaaataatcccggtcataggttactcgagagggacatcgtgataaccggacagactggtgtgctgtatacccgtccatatgatggatgcagttgatctcatagctgctcgtgtagggacactagggatacagtacaggtgctcattggagaatgagttcactgattgatccgcttacgaaatgctggatggttgatgatgccttattgtcaaacaatgattccgtagtcctagtggtgtatctggtccttagactttagacaccaaggatgtcctgtatgagtgctccactctttgataccagacttataggtttggctgtcccagatctagtacagctggtcattgggagtggtagtcgaccttacgagggctattgagtgtcgatagaggatcatccactctcggcgtcatgagaggaatatcccatgtgttcttgctcaaacaaatccctggccagggtcattcgggttgagagagaaagagttctccgggagaatccgattagagcgagactcgagtagaaaccgtatgtgtctgacagcactatgctcgatatacggtctctgggatattagatggatgagggactataggtacacggtaactgaggatagacaggtccaatggattggattcccctgtatcgtctggtgactacggcgtaatggcctagtacgtccgtagtcgatgagtcgagtgaattattacagagataataattcactaagttagaaggagttctgacaggtatgactcacggccagctcgatattgggcctagagggtcacacacatatggtaggcattgcgatgagtagaggttcggatatgagatatctgacggagcccttgtcttattggatgcagatccaatacccattaggggaggacccattagggtttgacaggggacgtctataaataggagggattcagagcctcataggctagagcctttgcttgcctttcctattctcctctccctctccacctcagagcaggcctggagttttgaggagcgtcgtcgcaaccctgctgtgtggatcaccgctagagaggaggatgcttgacctccttcatcctctcctaaggatctgcaaggaaacagggatatacgatctccctaggtaacacaatctactctatacgcagttttgagtttcgcggattttgcgcaccaatcttcgcacgacgacgaacatctttttgggaatcggggattttgttttcttgttcttccgctgcgaatgtgatgtcgcccccaagatttcccaacagtggtatcagagccaggttgttcgtgtgaatgattggttttgaactgcgtgtgttgtgtttaggaagaattttgacgtcaaaatcgttgacgcaaaaacagggaagggcagcaacagttgcttccCTCGATCTACGTAcgtgcagcgcaaccgaaggtgggcagcataggggctgcgtctgcagtaggcttgcgtccggtggggctagcagcccgcggcagaggcgcctgcggccacttctcctgcggggtgaggcgccgcagagcagcggcgcctgccgccgctgctcccgcgggcgaaacccccccccccccatagtggcggccgcccggcgagacagcaccgcctgcgagcgttgccccgccggcagaaacgcccgcggaggcggcggcgcccgcgggggcgcccacctgcagcggcagcgccgccaacagtcgtgccgcctgcaggcgagggcaacgccctcgccccgccgcacaggccgccgcctgcaggcgagggcagcgccctcgccccgtcgcacaggccgccgccagcagggtggcggcaacggcaacagtaagagggaattagggttttgggcaaaaagatagttttgcccctgtgaatttgagaaattctagtttatgtctttgtccaaattatgaaaatacccttagaattgagaaatttcctacatgtccctgatttcaaaaaatattaattaattaaaaggtttagttgattattatttttattattatctagtagtcctacatgatgatgattatttaaacatgtgatgtatgatgtgtggacggatgatcatggaccgtgtgatgtgtgtacttgtgattattattattgagatctgcgagcctccattatatttctcgtttattgtcgggtctgcgtgcctatgattaagttgtaatcacatgaggaggcgcagcgggagcgtggatgcgatagcgggacccacgagacggacgatcgtgatgcatgaagatgcatcaagatgtcgacggaaccgacgaggacgagatggacgatcacagggcatggagatgcactgttgcacacaaagatcttgatgtgagtgattaggcctactggctcgggcctaatcacattaggttgtggtccatgatcatctggtgtgattgcttttacacatactagatatgtatatatatttgcatgcgatgtagatatatattaaatatgtatatgtgtgacatgtcatattaggagaccaaatcatataaacatctctcgataatattaagtcggtaaacgtgatgcaattagattgacccacgtgaccttccatcgttataagtaggaaccgattcccggtgtaggttgagttggtcgagtccctcgagactcacctatatcgcgattcgctatcttgcttacgacatagagatgtcaccggtgacctgagggcatggtatgcttggtcgagtccctcgagggtatatcatcaaatcagactcatcttgtaatgaaggtgttgacttaaccgagcatcatggttggtcgagtccctcgaggccatggtgattcggaggccgaacaggacgggaatcacaaggagttgtgatcggcaagagatgcctaccttttaggcttaagtgtgattggtcaagtccctcgaggttacactaagacgctaattggatcctgatccccactagaagtatgtcggagacttccgtttcacgtgctaagggtgtcgcgtgactcgttagtaaaatagtgggagcatattaagatagaagttcatatcttgatagtttatttcttgcaaaatctacatgttattcatttctactgcatctttattttcagaaaatgtcgctttcaaatcccttacgtggcatacttgatgtcaaccgcctcactagtccaaattatatggattggctccgtaacttgagaattgttctcacagcggagaaaatcgtgtacgtccttgatatagtgatgcctacgcccaaagaaggggcgagcgaggatgagatcgctcgctacgggaagtacattgatgactccactcttgctcagtgctatatgttgggctctatgactcctaagttacagagataacatgaaaagatggatgccagatccattctcctatatgtccgtaaattgt from Musa acuminata AAA Group cultivar baxijiao chromosome BXJ1-3, Cavendish_Baxijiao_AAA, whole genome shotgun sequence encodes the following:
- the LOC135635805 gene encoding uncharacterized protein LOC135635805, with the protein product MNRAILEGLKRRISGAHGAWVDELLSVLWAMRTSPKTASGESPFSLAFRTEVVLPPEMLFPTLRTSNYEQGDSEEGLRANLDLLEERRARAHLRALAYKKVVARIYNRRVRPRPIQVRDLILRRAEVSDPTRARGKLAPNWEGPYRVYDMVQEGTY